The Acanthochromis polyacanthus isolate Apoly-LR-REF ecotype Palm Island chromosome 5, KAUST_Apoly_ChrSc, whole genome shotgun sequence genome includes a window with the following:
- the psmd6 gene encoding 26S proteasome non-ATPase regulatory subunit 6, translating into MPLENLEEEGLPKNPDLRIAQLKFLLTMDGHRQDAKVKTELMDAIKANNMAPYYEGLCKELKWQLDSDLLSKMKKANEEELKRLDDVLEDAEKNLGESEIRDAMMAKAEYLIRIGDKEGALTAFRKTYDKTVALGHRLDIVFYLLRIGLFYMDSDLITRNSEKAKSLIEEGGDWDRRNRLKVYQGLYCVAIRDFKQAAELFLDTVSTFTSYELMDYKTFVTYTVYVCMIALKRPDLREKVIKGAEILEVLHSLPSVRQYLFSLYECRYSVFFQSLAMVEQEMKKDWLFAPHYRYYVREMRIQAYSQLLESYRSLTLGYMAEAFGVSTEFIDQELSRFIAAGRLHCKIDKVNEIVETNRPDSKNWQYQETIKKGDLLLNRVQKLSRVINM; encoded by the exons ATGCCGCTGGAGAATCTGGAGGAAGAGGGTCTGCCCAAGAACCCCGACCTGAGAATAGCACAGCTGAAGTTTCTGCTCACCATGGACGGACACCGACAGGATGCCAAAGTGAAGACGGAGCTCATGGACGCAATCAAAGCTAACA ATATGGCACCTTATTATGAGGGTCTGTGTAAGGAGCTGAAGTGGCAGCTGGATAGTGACCTGCTGAGTAAGATGAAGAAGGCCAACGAGGAGGAGCTGAAGCGTTTGGATGATGTGCTGGAGGATGCAGAGAAGAACCTGGGAGAGAGCGAGATCCGAGATGCCATGATGGCCAAAGCTGAATATCTCATCAGAATTGGAGACAAG GAGGGCGCTCTGACAGCCTTCCGAAAGACCTACGACAAGACAGTGGCTCTGGGTCACAGATTAGACATCGTCTTCTACCTGCTGAGGATCGGCCTCTTCTACATGGATAGCGACCTCATCACACGCAACTCGGAGAAAGCCAAGAG CCTTATTGAGGAGGGAGGAGACTGGGACAGGAGGAATCGCCTGAAGGTTTACCAGGGCCTGTACTGTGTGGCCATCAGAGACTTCAAACAAGCTGCTGAGCTTTTCCTCGACACGGTCTCCACGTTCACCTCCTATGAGCTCATGGACTACAAGACATTTGTTACTTACACCGTTTACGTCTGCATGATCGCCCTCAAAAGGCCTGACCTCCGTGAAAAG GTAATAAAGGGAGCAGAAATCTTGGAGGTGCTGCACAGTCTGCCTTCTGTCCGCCAGTATCTTTTCTCACTCTACGAGTGCCGTTACTCTGTCTTCTTCCAGTCTTTGG CCATGGTGGAGCAGGAGATGAAGAAGGACTGGCTCTTCGCCCCACACTATCGCTACTATGTGAGGGAGATGAGGATCCAGGCCTACAGCCAGCTGCTAGAGTCCTACCGATCCCTCACCCTGGGCTACATGGCTGAGGCCTTTGGTGTCAGCACAGAGTTCATTGACCA GGAACTGTCCCGTTTCATAGCTGCAGGCCGTCTCCATTGTAAAATTGATAAAGTGAATGAGATTGTGGAAACCAACAG ACCTGATAGCAAGAACTGGCAATACCAGGAAACTATCAAGAAGGGCGACTTGCTGCTCAACAGAGTCCAGAAGTTGTCGAGAGTTATTAACATGTAG
- the slc2a9l1 gene encoding solute carrier family 2 member 9, like 1: MGTLLQQLTSGNVLLLIVVLGIGGNFHLGYHVTGLSSPSPYIQSFINSTWYDRYEELPSPHMVTMIWSLVVSMLSFGGVFGAFSVKFITSRLGRKKAMICNNFIAMIAAGIMLTSKWAKSFEMIIMARILYGYSAGLGASLHLMYLMEISPRKIRGMVTLTAATFGSLGKLSAQLFGLSEVLGREDQWNIVLFVPACFSLVPIMVLPFLPESPRYLFIEKGDDKECKKALQSLWGQGDYKQEMDEMLIEQAAIEAAPPKNPLQLLRDRTVRWQLISMSTIYCCNQLSGMPVISTFSFDIFLNAGIPKDKIRYMTVGLGIAEIITSISSSLLIEHIGRRPLFFGGYGTMSVIWVLVTVTLNLKDPSYWVPYITAALITLFIISFGGGPGAATGTLNTELFVQSDRPAAFVLVMMLRWSTAIIQGLTFPFLITALTTYSFTLFACVCLLGSLYAFFILPETKGKTLLEISEEFKAITVCGKSFLEKKTTETEL, translated from the exons ATGGGAACTTTGCTTCAACAGTTG ACTAGTGGCAATGTTCTGCTCCTCATTGTTGTTTTGGGAATTGGAGGAAACTTCCATCTTGGCTACCACGTAACTGGACTGAGTTCTCCCTCACCA TACATCCAGAGCTTCATCAACAGCACCTGGTACGACAGATATGAAGAGCTTCCATCTCCACACATGGTCACAATGATCTGGTCTCTTGTCGTCTCCATGCTTTCTTTCGGGGGAGTCTTTGGTGCTTTTAGTGTCAAATTTATTACAAGCAGGCTGGGAAG AAAAAAGGCGATGATCTGCAACAACTTTATTGCCATGATTGCAGCAGGGATCATGCTGACAAGTAAATGGGCCAAATCATTTGAAATGATTATTATGGCAAGGATCCTGTACGGCTACTCAGCAG GTTTGGGAGCGAGCCTCCATTTAATGTATCTCATGGAGATTTCACCCAGAAAGATAAGAGGCATGGTGACTCTGACCGCAGCGACTTTTGGCTCACTTGGCAAACTGTCTGCACAGTTGTTTGGATTAAG tgAGGTTCTAGGTCGTGAAGACCAGTGGAACATTGTCCTCTTTGTCCCTGCATGTTTCTCATTGGTTCCGATAATGGTGTTGCCTTTTCTTCCTGAGTCTCCCAGATATCTTTTCATAGAGAAAGGTGATGACAAGGAATGCAAAAAAG CTCTCCAGAGTCTGTGGGGCCAAGGTGACTACAAACAAGAGATGGATGAGATGCTGATTGAGCAGGCGGCCATCGAAGCAGCTCCACCTAAAAACCCTCTGCAGCTGCTAAGGGACAGAACTGTCCGATGGCAGCTCATCTCCATGTCCACCATCTACTGCTGCAACCAGCTGTCAGGCATGCCTGTG aTCAGTACCTTTTCTTTTGACATCTTCCTGAATGCAGGTATTCCAAAAGATAAGATCCgttacatgactgttggtcTTGGAATAGCTGAAATCATCACCTCCATCTCCAGT AGTCTTCTGATTGAGCACATAGGAAGGAGGCCGTTGTTTTTTGGGGGTTACGGCACCATGTCTGTCATCTGGGTGTTGGTCACTGTCACACTCAACCTGAAG GATCCAAGCTACTGGGTTCCATACATCACTGCTGCTTTGATCACTCTCTTCATCATCTCCTTTGGTGGAGGACCTG GAGCAGCTACCGGTACGCTCAACACTGAGCTCTTCGTCCAGTCTGACCGACCGGCAGCATTTGTCCTTGTAATGATGCTGCGCTGGTCTACAGCAATAATACAGGGCCTAACCTTTCCATTCCTTATT ACTGCTCTCACCACATACAGCTTTACCCTGTTCGCCTGTGTGTGCCTGCTGGGTTCTCTTTACGCCTTCTTCATTCTGCCTGAGACGAAAGGAAAGACCCTACTGGAAATCTCAGAGGAGTTTAAAGCTATTACTGTCTGTGGGAAATCCTTCTTAGAGAAGAAGACAACAGAGACCGAGTTATGA